A region of Methanocorpusculum labreanum Z DNA encodes the following proteins:
- a CDS encoding DUF362 domain-containing protein yields the protein MKSITGSARCSTYEREQVREAVEKAIKASGGLPRVDGRKVLLKPNLLSDAGIDRAITTHPEIVYAVGKMIIEAGGILTIADSPGAGIIYSPRVLKRVYHKCGIEKVADELGIKLSYDTGYQERSCPAGNVMKRFTVINQACEADVIISVCKLKTHMFTHFSGAVKNTFGVVPGLDKPVFHSRFPDAIDFSEMLVDLNELIEPDFVVMDAVVGMEGNGPMGGQPREVGYILASHSVYGLDISAQTLVNMRPECIGTTMAALRRGLVDEVEVEGDEIIPIKDYVHPSTYSGRQKESWHKKNIYRKLQRVGKRYEPSPVINNKKCIGCGQCARICPVKAVEIINDKALFDLTNCIRCYCCHEMCQYHAIEMKRSMSGKVIHKVIH from the coding sequence ATGAAAAGTATAACCGGCTCGGCACGATGCAGCACGTATGAAAGAGAACAGGTACGTGAAGCCGTGGAAAAAGCGATAAAAGCTTCCGGCGGCCTGCCGCGAGTCGACGGCAGAAAAGTTCTGCTCAAGCCAAATCTCCTCTCTGACGCCGGAATCGACCGTGCGATCACCACGCATCCGGAAATCGTCTACGCGGTCGGGAAAATGATCATCGAAGCCGGCGGGATCTTAACGATCGCCGACAGTCCGGGGGCCGGGATCATCTACTCACCGAGGGTTCTCAAGAGAGTCTACCACAAATGCGGGATCGAGAAGGTCGCCGACGAACTCGGCATCAAACTCTCCTACGACACCGGATATCAGGAACGTTCCTGTCCTGCCGGAAACGTCATGAAACGATTCACGGTCATCAATCAGGCATGCGAGGCGGACGTCATCATCTCGGTCTGCAAACTCAAAACCCACATGTTCACGCATTTTTCCGGCGCCGTCAAAAACACCTTCGGCGTCGTACCCGGGCTCGACAAACCCGTTTTTCACTCCAGATTCCCTGACGCGATCGATTTTTCCGAGATGCTTGTTGACTTGAACGAGCTCATCGAGCCGGACTTCGTCGTCATGGATGCGGTCGTCGGTATGGAAGGAAACGGCCCGATGGGCGGCCAGCCCCGTGAAGTCGGCTACATCCTTGCTTCCCACTCGGTCTACGGGCTGGACATCTCCGCACAGACACTCGTCAACATGCGGCCGGAATGCATCGGAACGACGATGGCCGCCCTTCGCCGCGGACTCGTCGACGAGGTCGAGGTCGAAGGAGACGAGATCATACCGATCAAGGACTACGTCCACCCGTCCACCTACAGCGGCCGCCAGAAAGAGTCCTGGCACAAAAAAAATATCTACCGAAAACTTCAAAGGGTCGGCAAAAGATACGAACCCTCTCCCGTCATCAACAACAAAAAATGCATCGGCTGCGGGCAGTGTGCACGGATTTGCCCGGTGAAAGCCGTTGAAATCATAAACGACAAGGCGCTCTTCGATCTGACCAACTGTATTCGTTGTTACTGTTGTCATGAGATGTGCCAGTATCACGCGATCGAAATGAAGCGCTCGATGAGCGGAAAAGTCATCCACAAAGTCATCCACTGA
- a CDS encoding protoporphyrinogen/coproporphyrinogen oxidase, giving the protein MKWAILGGGLTGVTLARLLKEKGHEVTVLEKEPKIGGLCKSEVRNGFTFDCGGSHIIFSRDTDVLAFMQNALAENQEFRNRNTKIFYKGQYVKYPFENGLYALPKEDLFFCINEYVKNLVAVEKGEVTEPKSFKDWIYYTFGKGIAECYLVPYNEKIWNYPTDKMSKHWMDGRVPRPPVEDIIKSAIGIETEGYTHQAVFSYPIDGGIEALIHAIAKPIADSIKTNYTVTSVVNTGDGWAVSNGKETILADRIISTLPLQTLLPMLNVPAPIKEACDALRYNSIACISVGFKGTLPDISWMYVPEEQWGAFNRLSFPSNFSSKVAPEGCSAVLAEITYNEGDDISKMNDEEIIIHTVDGLVRMGIIPSADDVVHTAVDHFKFAYVVYDLDYLKNIKIVREYLEGALGIDLVGRFSEFEYINMDGCIRSAMNFVEKNTCE; this is encoded by the coding sequence GTGAAATGGGCAATTTTAGGCGGAGGTCTGACAGGGGTCACTCTCGCCCGTCTTCTCAAGGAAAAAGGACATGAAGTCACGGTCCTCGAAAAGGAACCGAAAATCGGCGGTCTGTGCAAATCCGAAGTGCGAAACGGATTTACCTTCGACTGCGGCGGATCGCATATCATCTTCTCCCGCGATACAGATGTTCTCGCATTCATGCAGAACGCTCTGGCAGAGAACCAGGAATTTCGAAACAGAAACACCAAAATATTCTATAAAGGTCAGTATGTAAAATACCCGTTCGAAAACGGACTGTACGCTCTTCCAAAAGAAGACCTGTTCTTCTGCATAAACGAATACGTCAAGAATCTGGTCGCGGTCGAAAAAGGCGAAGTAACGGAGCCGAAAAGCTTCAAGGACTGGATCTACTACACCTTCGGCAAAGGGATCGCCGAGTGTTATCTCGTTCCCTACAATGAGAAGATCTGGAACTACCCGACCGACAAAATGTCGAAACACTGGATGGACGGCCGCGTTCCCCGCCCGCCGGTGGAAGACATCATCAAATCGGCGATAGGCATCGAAACTGAGGGATACACTCACCAGGCGGTCTTTTCCTATCCGATCGATGGCGGCATCGAAGCCCTGATCCACGCCATCGCAAAACCTATCGCTGATTCAATCAAGACAAACTACACCGTCACCTCGGTTGTGAATACGGGCGACGGATGGGCTGTCTCCAATGGAAAAGAGACTATTTTGGCCGACCGGATCATCTCGACCCTGCCGCTCCAGACCCTTCTTCCGATGCTCAATGTCCCTGCCCCAATTAAGGAGGCATGCGATGCCCTCAGGTACAACTCGATTGCCTGCATCTCCGTCGGATTCAAAGGGACCCTTCCGGACATCTCCTGGATGTACGTGCCGGAAGAACAGTGGGGTGCCTTCAACCGTCTCTCCTTCCCGTCCAACTTCTCGAGCAAAGTCGCGCCTGAAGGCTGCTCTGCGGTCCTTGCCGAAATCACTTACAACGAAGGCGACGACATCTCGAAGATGAACGACGAGGAGATCATTATCCACACCGTCGACGGTCTTGTCAGAATGGGGATCATCCCGTCGGCCGACGATGTCGTTCATACCGCGGTCGACCACTTCAAATTCGCCTACGTCGTGTACGATCTCGATTACCTGAAAAATATCAAAATCGTCAGGGAATATCTCGAAGGAGCTCTCGGCATCGATCTCGTCGGCAGATTCTCCGAGTTCGAATACATCAATATGGACGGCTGCATCCGAAGCGCCATGAACTTCGTGGAGAAAAATACATGCGAGTAA
- a CDS encoding glycosyltransferase family 4 protein, with amino-acid sequence MRVNIRVENFSVFKYVGCATVAMMLYEGLQKTPGVDVELNSKKHDHDITHCHTLGPGAVWSMLRAKHVKIITAHSTPSLNVNNLAGASLINKIYKPMYKRYDHIITITKDNEREIKEMLPDMPTTRIPSCVNMDKFKPDAEKRRIFRETYGFSDDDKVILQVAQQTPRKGIYDFLDLADEHPEYKFMWVGGFPYGPISDDKKKVEARKAKAGDNVIFPGFVPDITGVYAGADVFLFPSYGDLMSISIMEALSSGLPVISRDLPEYRELFTGIAGFFTKNEEISPLLADDALLRNAASHARASVEQYDIYKVAQMHADLYAELLA; translated from the coding sequence ATGCGAGTAAATATCCGGGTGGAAAATTTTTCGGTATTCAAATACGTCGGCTGTGCAACGGTCGCGATGATGCTTTACGAAGGTCTGCAGAAGACCCCGGGCGTCGATGTCGAGCTGAATAGTAAAAAACACGACCACGACATAACCCACTGTCATACCCTTGGCCCGGGTGCGGTCTGGTCGATGCTTCGGGCAAAACACGTCAAGATCATCACGGCCCACTCGACCCCGAGCCTGAACGTCAACAACCTCGCCGGTGCTTCGCTCATTAATAAGATCTACAAGCCGATGTATAAAAGGTACGATCACATCATCACCATCACGAAAGACAATGAGCGGGAGATCAAAGAGATGCTCCCAGACATGCCGACGACCAGAATCCCAAGCTGCGTAAATATGGACAAATTCAAGCCGGACGCAGAAAAACGCCGGATTTTCCGGGAAACATACGGCTTTTCGGATGACGACAAAGTGATCCTTCAGGTCGCTCAGCAGACCCCGAGAAAAGGCATCTACGATTTTCTTGACTTGGCGGATGAACATCCTGAATACAAATTTATGTGGGTCGGGGGATTTCCTTACGGGCCGATCTCGGACGATAAGAAAAAGGTCGAGGCACGGAAAGCCAAAGCAGGCGACAACGTCATCTTCCCGGGATTCGTCCCGGACATCACCGGCGTATATGCCGGAGCCGACGTCTTTTTGTTCCCGTCCTACGGGGATCTGATGTCGATTTCCATCATGGAAGCACTTTCGAGCGGCCTTCCGGTCATCTCCCGCGACCTGCCGGAGTACCGGGAACTTTTCACCGGGATCGCCGGATTCTTTACCAAAAACGAGGAGATCTCCCCCCTGCTCGCAGACGACGCTCTTCTCAGAAACGCCGCGTCCCATGCCCGGGCATCGGTCGAGCAGTATGACATTTATAAGGTAGCACAGATGCATGCCGATCTGTATGCGGAGTTATTAGCATGA
- a CDS encoding AAA family ATPase produces the protein MKERVTDLITICSDGLYEREEIVAVSLLSAISGQSIFLYGLPGTAKSLIARRLSKAFKDTTHFEYLMQRFSTPEDVFGPVSIQELKNDNYIRKTEGYLPTADFAFLDEIWKSSPAILNTLLTIINERIYRNGGKDEKVPLKALIAASNETPPPNQGLDALYDRFIMRIIVNPLEKRENFEKLLDGGVVSADIEVPAELQFSYDEWEQLSREISKVTISKEVFNIIHSIRVLIDEFNKDNPEIAVYVSDRRWQKIAIILKTAAYLCDRTEVIPVDALILRHCLWTLEENRISIDEIIIKCVKEFGCANNAELQKWLLNHKDLENGVSDTFFYTEDVYETEKIGDKPCFPVTTPNIRKNRSYNYYNEDKNTIKIRFYIPVEYMDTTKSFSPLDEEGKSVNQVTCNFNGKKSCEVQIYNEVLNYGWDSGYANNFFVKWFDVTPPIQIKKGVQKHVDSRVKATFINECHKSLESLEKIITDTRSYVRTQKKLNETPFVPAEKRDLVLDVFNSFIKDLENHKLNAEHLLKKVESHAVSK, from the coding sequence ATGAAAGAAAGAGTTACGGATTTAATTACGATCTGTTCTGATGGATTGTATGAACGAGAAGAGATCGTTGCAGTTTCTCTTCTCTCAGCAATTTCTGGGCAGTCAATATTTTTATACGGGTTACCAGGAACGGCAAAAAGTCTCATTGCCCGTCGTTTATCAAAGGCGTTTAAAGATACAACTCATTTTGAATATTTGATGCAAAGATTTAGCACGCCTGAAGACGTTTTTGGACCTGTGAGTATTCAAGAACTGAAAAATGACAATTATATTCGCAAAACAGAGGGATACTTACCTACTGCAGACTTTGCATTTCTTGATGAAATATGGAAAAGCAGTCCCGCTATTCTAAACACCCTGTTGACGATCATAAATGAACGAATTTATCGCAACGGTGGTAAAGATGAAAAGGTCCCGCTTAAAGCATTGATCGCCGCAAGTAATGAGACTCCGCCACCGAATCAAGGATTAGACGCTCTCTATGATCGGTTTATAATGCGTATAATCGTAAATCCTCTGGAAAAGCGAGAAAATTTTGAAAAACTGCTTGATGGAGGTGTTGTTTCAGCTGACATTGAGGTTCCAGCTGAATTGCAGTTTTCTTATGATGAGTGGGAGCAGCTTTCCAGGGAAATCTCAAAAGTAACTATTTCCAAAGAGGTTTTCAACATAATACATTCAATTCGAGTTTTGATTGATGAGTTTAATAAAGATAATCCGGAAATTGCAGTTTATGTTTCCGATCGCAGATGGCAGAAAATTGCGATTATATTGAAAACAGCTGCATATTTGTGTGATCGCACTGAAGTAATACCCGTTGACGCCCTGATATTACGACATTGTTTATGGACACTCGAAGAGAACAGGATATCTATTGATGAAATAATTATAAAGTGCGTGAAAGAGTTTGGCTGTGCTAACAATGCGGAATTACAGAAATGGTTACTCAATCACAAGGACCTTGAGAATGGTGTATCTGATACATTCTTTTACACGGAAGATGTATATGAGACTGAAAAAATTGGAGACAAGCCGTGTTTCCCGGTAACTACACCGAATATACGTAAAAATCGTAGTTACAATTATTATAATGAGGATAAGAATACGATAAAAATCCGATTCTATATTCCGGTTGAATATATGGATACAACGAAATCGTTTTCTCCTCTTGATGAAGAAGGAAAGTCCGTAAATCAGGTCACATGCAATTTTAATGGAAAAAAGTCGTGCGAAGTACAAATATATAATGAGGTATTAAACTATGGATGGGATTCTGGTTATGCAAATAATTTCTTTGTTAAGTGGTTTGACGTAACTCCTCCTATACAGATAAAAAAAGGAGTGCAAAAGCATGTAGATTCCCGGGTGAAAGCTACTTTTATCAATGAATGCCACAAGTCTTTAGAATCTCTCGAGAAGATCATCACCGACACAAGATCTTATGTGAGGACCCAGAAAAAGTTGAATGAAACA
- a CDS encoding glycosyltransferase: MISVVVPSFNEEAGIEAFLKSLCDQTLPRDQYEIIVVDGNSKDKTREIAEKYADKVFIQTSKKVGGARNDGVLASKYDLIVTTDADCFLPRPWLETIVKDFEKYPDASIIYGPIYPLEPGFKHKFEVFLYNIVVRIGGRTGIFYATLGANTAFRKNLFIEAGMYKVCDAGDDWELPKRMKNYGRVVLDMKMIIGFSMRRYINFGLFRSAFQWFYVVAKGGFSDKHQYMGKEYTKK; encoded by the coding sequence ATGATTTCAGTCGTAGTTCCATCATTCAATGAAGAGGCAGGCATCGAAGCCTTCCTGAAAAGTCTCTGTGACCAGACTCTTCCAAGAGACCAGTATGAGATCATCGTGGTCGACGGAAATTCCAAGGACAAGACCAGGGAGATCGCCGAAAAATACGCGGACAAGGTCTTCATCCAGACGAGCAAAAAGGTTGGCGGGGCAAGAAACGACGGCGTTCTTGCAAGCAAATATGACCTGATCGTGACGACCGATGCAGACTGTTTCCTGCCGAGACCCTGGCTTGAGACGATCGTAAAAGACTTCGAGAAGTATCCTGACGCATCGATCATCTACGGCCCGATCTATCCGCTGGAACCCGGATTCAAGCATAAGTTCGAGGTGTTCCTGTATAATATCGTCGTTCGGATCGGCGGGAGAACGGGAATCTTCTACGCGACGCTTGGAGCAAATACGGCGTTTCGGAAGAACCTTTTCATCGAGGCCGGGATGTACAAGGTCTGCGATGCCGGAGACGACTGGGAACTGCCCAAACGTATGAAAAACTATGGACGGGTCGTCCTCGATATGAAGATGATCATCGGCTTTTCGATGCGGCGGTACATCAACTTCGGTCTCTTCCGCTCGGCGTTCCAGTGGTTCTACGTGGTCGCGAAAGGCGGGTTCTCGGACAAACACCAGTATATGGGTAAGGAATATACGAAAAAATAA